The Arachis hypogaea cultivar Tifrunner chromosome 19, arahy.Tifrunner.gnm2.J5K5, whole genome shotgun sequence genome has a window encoding:
- the LOC112775981 gene encoding cryptochrome-1 isoform X2, whose protein sequence is MGSNNKTIVWFRRDLRIEDNPALAAAARDGSVLPVYIWCPKEEGQFYPGRVSRWWLKQSLAHLYQSLKSLGAELVLIKTHSTLDALLECVNAVQATKVVFNHLYDPVSLVRDHNIKEKLVESGISVQSYNGDLLYEPWEVYDDRGHAFTTFDPFWKKCLHMQMKSVSLISPWQLTPAEGKLGKCSIEELGLEDELEKPSNALLGRAWSPGWCNADKALTEFVEQHLIHYSESRLKLGGDSTSLLSPYLHFGELSVRKVFQLARRKQILWSNEGNIAGEESVTLFLRAIGLREYSRYLCFNFPFTHERALLGHLKFFPWNADPANFKTWRQGRTGFPLVDAGMRELWATGWIHNRIRVIVSSFAVKMLLLPWKWGMKYFWDTLLDADLECDILGWQYISGSLPDGHELERLDDPEIQGAKFDPEGEYVRQWLPELARMPAEWIHHPWDAPLTVLRASGVELGQNYPKPIIDVDLAREKLTEAIFKMWEAEASAKSVGSEARNEVVVDNSSNVKNLDIPKVVLKGKSPCATVSANDQMVPAFQDPKIEPPGGKRPKYMEEARQNEDHSQNHNKETGVSGVDQEMCSTAESSCKKQCTSSTYSFSVPQQCSSSSNLKWPWQDQIDMDQSSSKDGAV, encoded by the exons ATGGGTAGCAACAACAAAAccattgtttggtttagaaggGACCTTAGAATAGAGGACAACCCTGCATTAGCTGCTGCTGCAAGGGATGGTTCTGTACTTCCTGTATACATATGGTGTCCTAAAGAGGAAGGGCAATTCTATCCAGGCCGAGTTTCGAGGTGGTGGTTGAAGCAGTCACTCGCTCACTTGTATCAGTCACTGAAATCTCTTGGAGCTGAACTTGTGCTGATCAAGACTCATAGTACTCTTGATGCACTTTTGGAGTGTGTGAATGCTGTCCAAGCAACAAAAGTAGTGTTTAACCATTTGTATG ATCCAGTTTCACTTGTTCGCGATCACAACATCAAAGAAAAACTAGTGGAGTCTGGCATATCGGTGCAAAGCTACAATGGGGATCTGTTGTACGAACCATGGGAAGTATATGATGATCGTGGACATGCTTTTACAACCTTTGATCCTTTTTGGAAGAAATGCTTGCACATGCAAATGAAATCTGTTTCCCTTATTTCTCCTTGGCAATTAACTCCTGCTGAAG GAAAGCTTGGGAAATGTTCAATTGAAGAACTAGGTCTTGAAGATGAATTAGAAAAGCCTAGCAATGCACTACTCGGTCGAGCATGGTCTCCGGGTTGGTGCAATGCCGACAAGGCCTTGACAGAGTTTGTGGAGCAGCACCTAATTCACTATTCCGAGAGTAGGCTGAAGCTTGGTGGAGACTCCACCTCGCTCTTGTCCCCATATCTCCACTTTGGAGAATTGAGTGTAAGAAAAGTATTTCAGTTAGCACGCAGGAAACAGATATTATGGTCCAATGAAGGAAACATCGCCGGCGAAGAGAGTGTAACTCTTTTCCTCAGGGCAATTGGACTTAGAGAATACTCACGCTATCTTTGTTTCAATTTCCCATTCACCCATGAGAGAGCACTTCTAGGACACTTGAAGTTTTTCCCTTGGAATGCTGATCCGGCTAACTTCAAGACTTGGAGACAAGGGAGGACTGGATTTCCATTAGTTGATGCCGGAATGAGGGAACTCTGGGCGACAGGATGGATACACAATAGAATAAGAGTAATAGTTTCTAGTTTTGCTGTGAAAATGTTGCTTCTACCGTGGAAATGGGGAATGAAATACTTCTGGGACACACTTCTGGATGCGGACCTTGAATGTGATATCTTGGGCTGGCAGTATATATCAGGAAGCTTACCGGATGGTCACGAGCTTGAGCGGTTGGATGATCCTGAG ATTCAAGGGGCTAAATTTGATCCGGAAGGTGAATATGTACGGCAATGGCTACCAGAGTTGGCAAGAATGCCAGCTGAGTGGATCCATCACCCTTGGGATGCGCCACTAACTGTGCTTAGAGCATCGGGAGTTGAACTGGGTCAGAACTATCCGAAGCCAATAATTGATGTAGATTTGGCCAGAGAAAAACTCACTGAAGCGATATTCAAGATGTGGGAAGCTGAGGCATCCGCAAAATCCGTTGGCTCGGAAGCAAGGAATGAAGTTGTTGTTGATAACTCGAGCAATGTCAAAAATTTGGACATTCCAAAAGTTGTCTTGAAGGGTAAGAGTCCATGTGCCACGGTTTCAGCTAATGATCAGATGGTTCCGGCATTTCAGGATCCCAAGATCGAACCACCTGGTGGGAAAAGACCAAAGTACATGGAGGAGGCAAGACAGAATGAAGATCATTCACAAAACCATAACAAAGAGACTGGGGTGTCGGGCGTTGACCAAGAGATGTGCTCAACAGCTGAATCCTCATGCAAGAAGCAGTGTACAAGCAGCACGTATTCGTTTTCCGTTCCACAACAGTGTTCTTCATCTTCTAACTTAAAGTGGCCATGGCAAGATCAGATTGACATGGATCAGAGTTCAAGCAAAGATG GAGCTGTGTGA
- the LOC112775821 gene encoding actin-depolymerizing factor — translation MAFRMGGGNASSGMGVAEHSVSTFLELQRKKVHRYVIFKIDENKKEVVVEKTGGPAESYDDFTASLPENDCRYAVYDFDFVTAENCQKSKIFFIAWSPSVARIRPKMLYATSKDRFRRELKGVHYEIQATDPTEMDLEILRERAN, via the exons ATGGCTTTCAGGATGGGAGGG GGGAATGCCTCATCTGGCATGGGCGTTGCTGAACATAGTGTAAGCACATTTCTGGAACTGCAGAGGAAGAAAGTGCACCGTTatgtgatttttaaaattgacgaGAATAAGAAAGAGGTTGTGGTTGAAAAGACTGGAGGCCCTGCTGAGAGCTATGACGATTTCACCGCATCCTTGCCTGAGAACGATTGTCGATATGCTGTATACGACTTCGATTTTGTGACAGCTGAGAACTGTCAAAAGagcaaaatctttttcattgcaTG GTCCCCTTCGGTAGCTCGTATTCGCCCTAAAATGCTTTATGCAACATCGAAGGACAGGTTCAGGAGGGAGCTGAAGGGCGTCCATTACGAGATACAAGCAACGGACCCAACAGAGATGGATCTTGAAATCCTTAGAGAGCGCGCGAACTGA
- the LOC112775981 gene encoding cryptochrome-1 isoform X1 yields the protein MGSNNKTIVWFRRDLRIEDNPALAAAARDGSVLPVYIWCPKEEGQFYPGRVSRWWLKQSLAHLYQSLKSLGAELVLIKTHSTLDALLECVNAVQATKVVFNHLYDPVSLVRDHNIKEKLVESGISVQSYNGDLLYEPWEVYDDRGHAFTTFDPFWKKCLHMQMKSVSLISPWQLTPAEGKLGKCSIEELGLEDELEKPSNALLGRAWSPGWCNADKALTEFVEQHLIHYSESRLKLGGDSTSLLSPYLHFGELSVRKVFQLARRKQILWSNEGNIAGEESVTLFLRAIGLREYSRYLCFNFPFTHERALLGHLKFFPWNADPANFKTWRQGRTGFPLVDAGMRELWATGWIHNRIRVIVSSFAVKMLLLPWKWGMKYFWDTLLDADLECDILGWQYISGSLPDGHELERLDDPEIQGAKFDPEGEYVRQWLPELARMPAEWIHHPWDAPLTVLRASGVELGQNYPKPIIDVDLAREKLTEAIFKMWEAEASAKSVGSEARNEVVVDNSSNVKNLDIPKVVLKGKSPCATVSANDQMVPAFQDPKIEPPGGKRPKYMEEARQNEDHSQNHNKETGVSGVDQEMCSTAESSCKKQCTSSTYSFSVPQQCSSSSNLKWPWQDQIDMDQSSSKDGEYTDISKDERK from the exons ATGGGTAGCAACAACAAAAccattgtttggtttagaaggGACCTTAGAATAGAGGACAACCCTGCATTAGCTGCTGCTGCAAGGGATGGTTCTGTACTTCCTGTATACATATGGTGTCCTAAAGAGGAAGGGCAATTCTATCCAGGCCGAGTTTCGAGGTGGTGGTTGAAGCAGTCACTCGCTCACTTGTATCAGTCACTGAAATCTCTTGGAGCTGAACTTGTGCTGATCAAGACTCATAGTACTCTTGATGCACTTTTGGAGTGTGTGAATGCTGTCCAAGCAACAAAAGTAGTGTTTAACCATTTGTATG ATCCAGTTTCACTTGTTCGCGATCACAACATCAAAGAAAAACTAGTGGAGTCTGGCATATCGGTGCAAAGCTACAATGGGGATCTGTTGTACGAACCATGGGAAGTATATGATGATCGTGGACATGCTTTTACAACCTTTGATCCTTTTTGGAAGAAATGCTTGCACATGCAAATGAAATCTGTTTCCCTTATTTCTCCTTGGCAATTAACTCCTGCTGAAG GAAAGCTTGGGAAATGTTCAATTGAAGAACTAGGTCTTGAAGATGAATTAGAAAAGCCTAGCAATGCACTACTCGGTCGAGCATGGTCTCCGGGTTGGTGCAATGCCGACAAGGCCTTGACAGAGTTTGTGGAGCAGCACCTAATTCACTATTCCGAGAGTAGGCTGAAGCTTGGTGGAGACTCCACCTCGCTCTTGTCCCCATATCTCCACTTTGGAGAATTGAGTGTAAGAAAAGTATTTCAGTTAGCACGCAGGAAACAGATATTATGGTCCAATGAAGGAAACATCGCCGGCGAAGAGAGTGTAACTCTTTTCCTCAGGGCAATTGGACTTAGAGAATACTCACGCTATCTTTGTTTCAATTTCCCATTCACCCATGAGAGAGCACTTCTAGGACACTTGAAGTTTTTCCCTTGGAATGCTGATCCGGCTAACTTCAAGACTTGGAGACAAGGGAGGACTGGATTTCCATTAGTTGATGCCGGAATGAGGGAACTCTGGGCGACAGGATGGATACACAATAGAATAAGAGTAATAGTTTCTAGTTTTGCTGTGAAAATGTTGCTTCTACCGTGGAAATGGGGAATGAAATACTTCTGGGACACACTTCTGGATGCGGACCTTGAATGTGATATCTTGGGCTGGCAGTATATATCAGGAAGCTTACCGGATGGTCACGAGCTTGAGCGGTTGGATGATCCTGAG ATTCAAGGGGCTAAATTTGATCCGGAAGGTGAATATGTACGGCAATGGCTACCAGAGTTGGCAAGAATGCCAGCTGAGTGGATCCATCACCCTTGGGATGCGCCACTAACTGTGCTTAGAGCATCGGGAGTTGAACTGGGTCAGAACTATCCGAAGCCAATAATTGATGTAGATTTGGCCAGAGAAAAACTCACTGAAGCGATATTCAAGATGTGGGAAGCTGAGGCATCCGCAAAATCCGTTGGCTCGGAAGCAAGGAATGAAGTTGTTGTTGATAACTCGAGCAATGTCAAAAATTTGGACATTCCAAAAGTTGTCTTGAAGGGTAAGAGTCCATGTGCCACGGTTTCAGCTAATGATCAGATGGTTCCGGCATTTCAGGATCCCAAGATCGAACCACCTGGTGGGAAAAGACCAAAGTACATGGAGGAGGCAAGACAGAATGAAGATCATTCACAAAACCATAACAAAGAGACTGGGGTGTCGGGCGTTGACCAAGAGATGTGCTCAACAGCTGAATCCTCATGCAAGAAGCAGTGTACAAGCAGCACGTATTCGTTTTCCGTTCCACAACAGTGTTCTTCATCTTCTAACTTAAAGTGGCCATGGCAAGATCAGATTGACATGGATCAGAGTTCAAGCAAAGATGGTGAGTATACTGATATTTCCAAGGATGAAAGGAAATGA